A stretch of Aedes aegypti strain LVP_AGWG chromosome 2, AaegL5.0 Primary Assembly, whole genome shotgun sequence DNA encodes these proteins:
- the LOC5568492 gene encoding uncharacterized protein LOC5568492, with amino-acid sequence MSATPDRLNVSKTRLQSPRTPASPSAGTVGASRVIDSVTKFIDLHKKWQLTTQKGTQYCNAIENIKKAVLDPKQQQQEDCNPYPANLELYCKNLAILVTILEDVIANLNTMIEQLKVLHLVMKDEVVGRTWSLGKVLDALQSISGHWQSELNVRKLITENIGHSVDIAQLALHVATWEQLSNQHENANLSVKMLSVEFSIPLE; translated from the exons ATGTCAGCCACACCTGACCGACTTAACGTTTCAAAAACACGTTTACAATCGCCCCGAACCCCTGCATCCCCTTCTGCAGGAACCGTTGGGGCATCACGCGTTATTGATTCCGTCACTAAATTCATCGATTTGCACAAGAAATGGCAACTTACCACCCAGAAGGGAACTCAATACTGCAACGCCATCGAGAACATCAAAAAAGCGGTTCTGGATCCGAAGCAGCAACAGCAGGAAGATTGCAATCCGTATCCGGCTAATTTAGAACTTTACTGCAAGAATTTGGCAATTTTGGTCACGATTTTGGAGGATGTGATTGCAAATTTGAACACGATGATCGAACAGCTGAAGGTACTGCATCTGGTAATGAAGGATGAGGTGGTGGGGAGAACTTGGAGTTTAGGGAAGGTGCTGGATGCGCTGCAGAGTATTTCAGGTCACTGGCAATCGGAGCTGAATGTTAGGAAGTTGATTACTG AAAACATTGGACATTCTGTGGATATCGCACAGCTTGCTCTTCACGTCGCCACTTGGGAACAACTTTCCAATCAACACGAGAACGCGAATCTATCGGTTAAGATGCTGAGCGTTGAGTTCAGCATACCGCTAGaataa